One segment of Micromonospora parathelypteridis DNA contains the following:
- the mycP gene encoding type VII secretion-associated serine protease mycosin: protein MTVNVGAFRPAAACLLVGLLVLGAAQPAVAAPRRAEQWYVDELRIEQAHKLSTGRGVVVAVIDSGVNANHPDLKGQVLPGGRSDGGSGDGRADAQGHGTHMAGIIAATNASSDGVDGIAPGAKILPIRLDDSAEDDAPYDDVLVSRGIRMAVDGGAKVINISLGKPSAVTPEEVSAIQYALDHDVVVVVAAGNTANGSVKVDAPASVPGVIAVTGTTRGGRFWSGSVQGPEAVVAAPGDDIYNAGRDNGYGWGDGTSDSTAIVSGVAALIRSKYPNLDAPNVINRIIRTARDAGPAGRDPQYGFGLIDPVTALSANVPPVSANPLLDPAAVTSPAPAQSADAAEEFDVTQHGDRGGPTDQQVMVVVIGVAVVVVLLLGLVVFLIWNRRRYRREAALAAEVPDHLLDQEPPGGYGPPGGYGPPTGYPPPPGAGYAPPSGYPPPAGYAPPSGGYPPPSGYAPPGYGPPGGAPPPPPPPGSGNRS from the coding sequence ATGACAGTGAACGTCGGAGCGTTCCGGCCGGCTGCGGCCTGCCTGCTGGTGGGGCTCCTGGTGCTGGGGGCCGCCCAGCCGGCGGTCGCGGCACCTCGGCGAGCCGAACAGTGGTATGTGGACGAGCTCCGGATCGAGCAGGCGCACAAGCTGTCCACCGGGCGGGGCGTGGTCGTGGCCGTGATCGACAGCGGCGTCAACGCCAACCATCCGGATCTGAAGGGCCAGGTGCTACCCGGTGGCCGCAGCGACGGCGGCAGCGGAGACGGACGGGCCGACGCGCAGGGGCACGGCACGCACATGGCCGGCATCATCGCGGCCACGAACGCCAGCTCCGACGGCGTGGACGGCATTGCCCCCGGCGCGAAGATCCTGCCCATCAGGCTGGACGACTCGGCAGAGGATGACGCGCCGTATGACGACGTGCTGGTCAGCCGCGGCATCCGGATGGCCGTCGACGGTGGCGCCAAGGTGATCAACATTTCCCTGGGCAAGCCGTCGGCCGTCACCCCCGAAGAGGTCAGTGCCATCCAGTACGCCCTGGACCACGACGTCGTCGTGGTGGTCGCCGCCGGTAACACCGCCAACGGCAGCGTCAAGGTCGATGCTCCCGCCAGCGTTCCCGGCGTGATCGCCGTGACCGGGACGACCCGGGGCGGCAGGTTCTGGTCCGGGTCGGTCCAGGGTCCGGAGGCGGTGGTCGCCGCACCCGGTGATGACATCTACAACGCCGGCCGTGACAACGGCTACGGCTGGGGTGACGGCACCTCCGATTCCACGGCGATCGTCTCCGGCGTCGCCGCGCTGATCCGATCGAAGTACCCGAACCTCGACGCCCCCAACGTGATCAACCGGATCATCCGCACCGCCCGGGACGCCGGTCCCGCCGGCCGCGACCCGCAGTACGGCTTCGGCCTGATCGACCCGGTGACCGCACTGAGCGCGAACGTGCCGCCGGTCAGCGCCAACCCGCTGCTCGACCCGGCCGCCGTGACGAGTCCGGCGCCCGCCCAGTCGGCGGACGCGGCCGAGGAGTTCGACGTCACCCAGCACGGCGACCGTGGTGGCCCGACGGACCAGCAGGTCATGGTGGTCGTCATCGGTGTCGCCGTGGTGGTGGTGCTGCTGTTGGGGCTGGTGGTGTTCCTGATCTGGAACCGCCGTCGGTACCGCCGTGAGGCGGCCCTGGCGGCCGAGGTCCCGGACCACCTGCTCGACCAGGAGCCTCCCGGCGGTTACGGACCGCCCGGCGGATACGGGCCACCCACCGGTTACCCGCCGCCCCCCGGCGCTGGTTACGCACCGCCGTCCGGTTACCCCCCACCTGCGGGGTACGCCCCGCCCAGTGGTGGATACCCCCCACCGTCCGGCTACGCGCCGCCGGGTTACGGCCCGCCGGGAGGGGCACCACCACCGCCCCCGCCGCCGGGGAGCGGTAACCGGTCCTGA
- a CDS encoding TIGR03960 family B12-binding radical SAM protein: MSAPSPTPRAAATDSGHDSVSAQLTPRRDLEPSVWSQLEPLLPQVSKPIQYVGGELGAVTKDWGAATVRWALMYPDAYEVGLPNQGVQILYEVLNELPDTLAERTYAVWPDLETLMRTHGVPQFTVDAHRAVRDFDVFGISFSTELGYTNMLTAIDLAGIPMLAADRTDADPVIVAGGHAAFNPEPIADFIDAAVLGDGEEAVLEITAIVREWKAEGSPGGRDELLLRLARTESVYVPRFYDVDYLPDGRIQRVVPNRADVPFRVHKRTTMDLDAWPYPKKPLVPLAETVHERYAVEIFRGCTRGCRFCQAGMITRPVRERSITTVGQMVREGLEFSGFNEVGLLSLSSADHSEIGDMCSGLAQQYEGTNVSLSLPSTRVDAFNIDLAQELSRNGRRTGLTFAPEGGSERIRKVINKMVSKEDLIRTVVTAYTNGWRQVKLYFMCGLPTETDEDVLEIADMAHEVIKAGRAATGSKDIRCTVSIGGFVPKPHTPFQWAAMERPEVIDHRLKILKQAINSDRSLGRAIGYRYHDGEPSLIEGLLSRGDRRVGSVIRKVWENGGRFDGWSEHFSYQRWVDAAAETLPAFGVDLDWYTTREREELEVLPWDHLDSGLDKDWLWQDWQDSVSEFEQDDCRWTPCFDCGVCPSMDTEIQIGPTGKKLLPLTPLGGNGMKVPAGGHSH, from the coding sequence ATGAGTGCCCCGTCCCCGACGCCGCGTGCGGCCGCGACCGACTCTGGCCACGACTCCGTCTCGGCGCAACTGACGCCGCGCCGCGACCTGGAGCCGTCGGTCTGGTCCCAGCTTGAGCCGCTGCTGCCCCAGGTCTCCAAGCCCATCCAGTACGTCGGGGGCGAGCTGGGCGCCGTGACCAAGGACTGGGGCGCGGCGACCGTGCGTTGGGCACTGATGTATCCGGACGCCTATGAGGTGGGCCTGCCCAACCAGGGCGTGCAGATCCTCTACGAGGTGCTCAACGAGCTGCCCGACACCCTCGCCGAGCGGACGTACGCGGTCTGGCCGGACCTGGAGACCCTGATGCGCACGCACGGCGTGCCGCAGTTCACCGTCGACGCGCACCGGGCGGTCCGCGACTTCGACGTGTTCGGCATCTCCTTCTCCACCGAGCTCGGTTACACCAACATGCTCACCGCGATCGACCTGGCCGGCATCCCGATGCTGGCCGCCGACCGCACCGACGCCGACCCGGTGATCGTGGCCGGCGGGCACGCCGCGTTCAACCCGGAGCCGATCGCGGACTTCATCGACGCCGCGGTCCTCGGCGACGGCGAGGAAGCGGTTCTGGAGATCACCGCGATCGTCCGGGAGTGGAAGGCCGAAGGCTCCCCGGGCGGCCGCGACGAGCTGCTGCTGCGGCTGGCCCGGACCGAGAGCGTCTACGTGCCGCGCTTCTACGACGTCGACTACCTCCCGGACGGGCGGATCCAGCGGGTCGTGCCGAACCGGGCGGACGTGCCGTTCCGGGTGCACAAGCGCACGACGATGGACCTGGACGCCTGGCCGTACCCGAAGAAGCCGCTCGTCCCGCTGGCCGAGACGGTGCACGAGCGGTACGCGGTGGAGATCTTCCGAGGCTGCACCCGGGGCTGCCGGTTCTGCCAGGCCGGCATGATCACCCGTCCGGTGCGGGAGCGGTCGATCACCACGGTCGGGCAGATGGTCCGCGAGGGCCTGGAGTTCTCCGGCTTCAACGAGGTCGGCCTGCTGTCGCTCTCCTCGGCGGACCACTCCGAGATCGGTGACATGTGCTCGGGCCTCGCCCAGCAGTACGAGGGCACCAACGTCTCGCTGTCGCTGCCGTCGACGCGGGTGGACGCCTTCAACATCGACCTCGCCCAGGAGTTGTCCCGCAACGGGCGGCGTACCGGCCTGACCTTCGCCCCGGAGGGCGGGTCGGAGCGGATCCGCAAGGTCATCAACAAGATGGTGTCGAAGGAAGACCTGATCCGCACCGTCGTCACCGCGTACACCAACGGCTGGCGGCAGGTGAAGCTCTACTTCATGTGCGGCCTGCCGACCGAGACCGACGAGGACGTCCTCGAGATCGCGGACATGGCGCACGAGGTGATCAAGGCCGGTCGGGCCGCCACCGGCTCCAAGGACATCCGCTGCACCGTCTCGATCGGTGGGTTCGTGCCGAAGCCGCACACCCCGTTCCAGTGGGCCGCGATGGAGCGTCCGGAGGTCATCGACCACCGGCTCAAGATCCTCAAGCAGGCGATCAACTCGGACCGTTCGCTGGGGCGGGCCATCGGCTACCGCTACCACGACGGCGAGCCGTCGCTGATCGAAGGGCTGCTCTCCCGGGGCGACCGCCGGGTCGGCTCGGTGATCCGCAAGGTGTGGGAGAACGGCGGCCGGTTCGACGGCTGGAGCGAGCACTTCTCGTACCAGCGCTGGGTCGACGCGGCGGCCGAGACGCTGCCCGCGTTCGGGGTGGACCTCGACTGGTACACCACCCGGGAGCGCGAGGAACTGGAGGTCCTTCCCTGGGACCACCTGGACTCGGGCCTGGACAAGGACTGGCTCTGGCAGGACTGGCAGGACTCGGTCAGCGAGTTCGAGCAGGACGACTGCCGGTGGACGCCCTGCTTCGACTGCGGTGTCTGCCCATCGATGGACACCGAGATCCAGATCGGCCCCACCGGTAAGAAGCTGTTGCCGCTCACCCCGCTGGGTGGCAACGGCATGAAGGTCCCGGCCGGCGGCCACTCCCACTGA
- a CDS encoding lysophospholipid acyltransferase family protein, translating into MPLLYTIGKLAVGPTLRLAFRPTVEGLENVPETGGAIFAGNHLSVADELFLGTVVPRHLAFWAKSEYFKGTGVKGAISKFVLTGLGAIPVERGGGRAALSAFDAAIPALEAGDLVVVYPEGTRSPDGRLYRGRTGAIRLATSTGVPIIPVGMIGTDKAQPIGARVPRPGAAKITIRFGKPLDFSGRPTDRTSLRQMADEMMSEIQKLTGQEYVPRYAPPRAHPDPIREA; encoded by the coding sequence GTGCCCCTGCTCTACACCATCGGCAAGCTCGCCGTGGGGCCCACGCTGCGGTTGGCGTTCCGCCCGACCGTCGAGGGGCTGGAGAACGTGCCGGAGACCGGCGGCGCGATCTTCGCCGGCAACCACCTCTCGGTGGCCGACGAGCTGTTCCTCGGCACGGTCGTGCCCCGGCACCTGGCGTTCTGGGCGAAGTCGGAGTATTTCAAGGGCACCGGCGTGAAGGGCGCGATCTCCAAGTTCGTCCTCACCGGCCTGGGCGCCATCCCGGTCGAGCGGGGCGGCGGTCGGGCTGCGCTGTCCGCGTTCGACGCGGCGATCCCGGCGCTCGAGGCCGGTGACCTGGTGGTGGTCTACCCGGAGGGCACGCGCTCGCCGGACGGCAGGCTCTACCGGGGGCGGACCGGGGCGATTCGGCTGGCGACCTCCACGGGCGTGCCGATCATTCCGGTGGGCATGATCGGCACCGACAAGGCCCAGCCGATCGGGGCCCGGGTGCCCCGTCCCGGCGCTGCCAAGATCACCATTCGGTTCGGCAAGCCACTGGACTTCAGCGGTCGGCCGACCGACCGCACCTCGCTGCGGCAGATGGCCGACGAGATGATGAGTGAGATCCAGAAGCTCACCGGCCAGGAGTACGTCCCCCGCTACGCTCCGCCGCGCGCCCACCCGGACCCGATCCGCGAGGCCTGA
- the ileS gene encoding isoleucine--tRNA ligase, translating into MAYPMHDPTAAGVPASPDLPAVERRVLEHWTADKTFEASVEARPAGDDGKNEYVFYDGPPFANGLPHYGHLFTGYVKDVVPRYQTMRGRHVERRFGWDCHGLPAEVVAEKQLGITSKAEILDLGVARFNEACRTSVLEFTQDWERYINRQARWVDFTNDYKTLDLDYMESVMWAFKTLHDKGLIYEGFRVLAYCWRCETPLSNTETRMDDVYRDRHDPTLSVWFGLTPDESAPELLRGAVKLGVWTTTPWTLPSNLALAVGPDIEYAVLEHRGSPDSEGSGERYVVGAARLAAYAKELDGYEQVGTVYGRDLVGRRYTPLYDFLVEQAGENAYQVLGAGFVTTEDGTGIVHLAPAFGEDDQDVCNAAGIPTIVTVDDHTRFTALVPPYQGEQVFDVNKPVIRELKERGVVLKQDTYTHSYPHCWRCDTPLVYKAVSSWFVAVTQFRDRMVELNQQINWTPGHIKDGSFGKWLANARDWSISRNRFWGSPIPAWRSDDPNYPRLDVYGSLADIERDFGVRLTDLHRPAVDDLVRPNPDDPTGKSMMRRVPEVLDCWFESGSMPFAQVHYPFENADWFEHHYPGDFIVEYIGQTRGWFYTMHVLATALFDRPAFRNCLSHGILLGSDGRKMSKSLSNYPDVYHVFDSYGSDAMRWMLMSSPVLRGGDMSVTEAGIRDAVRQVLLPLWNVWYFFTLYANADSHTARRRTDSTHLLDRYVLAKTNELVSTVGAQMDAYDISGACATVRSYLDALTNWYVRRSRDRFWSGDVNAFDTLWTVLETLCRVVAPLAPLTAEEIWRGLTGERSVHLTDWPEATEFPADHDLVAAMDATRAVASAALSLRKAKGLRVRLPLSTLTVASPAAEQLRPFADLVADEVNVKAVEFSAELSAYCEQVLTVVPRALGPRVGKQVQQVIKAVKAGDWELVDGAPVAAGVTLAEGEYELRLVAADAEHSAPLPGAEGVVVLDTEVTPELAAEGLARDVVRVVQQARRDADLNISDRIVVAVSASEEVRAAVAAYADFVSGEVLADSVDFVEGLDGFDGEVGEGERVTVTVRRV; encoded by the coding sequence ATGGCCTATCCGATGCACGACCCGACCGCCGCCGGTGTCCCGGCGAGCCCGGACCTGCCCGCGGTCGAGCGCCGGGTGCTGGAGCACTGGACGGCCGACAAGACCTTCGAGGCGTCGGTCGAGGCCCGCCCGGCCGGCGACGACGGCAAGAACGAGTACGTCTTCTACGACGGCCCGCCGTTCGCCAACGGTCTGCCGCACTACGGCCACCTCTTCACCGGCTACGTCAAGGACGTGGTGCCGCGCTACCAGACCATGCGCGGCCGGCACGTCGAACGGCGCTTCGGCTGGGACTGCCACGGCCTGCCCGCCGAGGTGGTGGCCGAGAAGCAACTCGGCATCACCAGCAAGGCGGAGATCCTCGACCTGGGCGTGGCCCGGTTCAACGAGGCCTGCCGCACCTCGGTGCTGGAGTTCACCCAGGACTGGGAGCGGTACATCAACCGGCAGGCCCGCTGGGTCGACTTCACCAACGACTACAAGACCCTCGACCTGGACTACATGGAAAGCGTCATGTGGGCCTTCAAGACCCTGCACGACAAGGGTCTGATCTACGAGGGCTTCCGGGTGCTGGCGTACTGCTGGCGCTGTGAGACGCCGCTGTCGAACACCGAGACCCGGATGGACGACGTCTACCGGGACCGGCACGACCCGACGCTGTCGGTGTGGTTCGGGCTGACCCCCGACGAGTCCGCCCCGGAGTTGCTGCGCGGCGCGGTGAAGCTGGGCGTCTGGACCACCACGCCGTGGACCCTGCCGTCGAACCTGGCGCTCGCCGTCGGCCCGGACATCGAGTACGCGGTGCTGGAGCACCGGGGTTCCCCGGACAGCGAGGGCAGCGGGGAGCGGTACGTCGTCGGCGCGGCGCGGCTGGCCGCGTACGCCAAGGAGCTGGACGGTTACGAGCAGGTCGGGACGGTGTACGGCCGGGACCTGGTCGGGCGCCGCTACACCCCGCTGTACGACTTCCTCGTCGAGCAGGCCGGGGAGAACGCCTACCAGGTGCTCGGCGCGGGGTTCGTCACCACCGAGGACGGCACCGGGATCGTGCACCTGGCGCCGGCGTTCGGTGAGGACGACCAGGACGTCTGCAACGCCGCCGGCATCCCCACCATCGTCACGGTCGACGATCACACGCGGTTCACCGCGCTTGTCCCGCCCTACCAGGGCGAGCAGGTCTTCGACGTCAACAAGCCGGTGATCCGGGAGCTGAAGGAGCGGGGGGTGGTGCTCAAGCAGGACACCTACACCCACTCGTACCCGCACTGCTGGCGCTGCGACACCCCGCTGGTCTACAAGGCGGTGTCGTCGTGGTTCGTGGCGGTGACCCAGTTCCGCGACCGGATGGTCGAGCTGAACCAGCAGATCAACTGGACGCCGGGGCACATCAAGGACGGCTCGTTCGGCAAGTGGCTGGCCAACGCCCGGGACTGGTCGATCAGCCGGAACCGGTTCTGGGGCTCGCCGATCCCGGCCTGGAGGTCCGACGACCCGAACTACCCACGGTTGGACGTCTACGGCTCGCTCGCGGACATCGAGCGGGACTTCGGCGTACGCCTGACCGACCTGCACCGGCCCGCGGTGGACGACCTGGTCCGCCCCAACCCGGACGACCCGACCGGCAAGTCGATGATGCGCCGGGTCCCGGAGGTGCTGGACTGCTGGTTCGAGTCCGGGTCGATGCCGTTCGCCCAGGTGCACTACCCGTTCGAGAACGCGGACTGGTTCGAGCACCACTACCCGGGTGACTTCATCGTCGAGTACATCGGGCAGACCCGCGGCTGGTTCTACACCATGCACGTGCTGGCCACCGCGCTGTTCGACCGGCCGGCGTTCCGCAACTGCCTCAGCCACGGCATCCTGCTCGGCTCGGACGGGCGCAAGATGTCCAAAAGCCTGAGCAACTACCCGGACGTCTACCACGTGTTCGACTCGTACGGCTCGGACGCGATGCGCTGGATGCTGATGTCCTCGCCGGTGCTGCGCGGTGGCGACATGTCGGTCACCGAGGCGGGTATCCGCGACGCCGTCCGGCAGGTGCTGCTGCCGCTGTGGAACGTCTGGTACTTCTTCACGCTCTACGCCAACGCGGACTCCCACACCGCCCGTCGCCGGACGGACTCGACGCACCTGCTCGACCGGTACGTGCTGGCCAAGACGAACGAGCTGGTGTCGACGGTCGGCGCGCAGATGGACGCGTACGACATCTCGGGTGCCTGCGCCACCGTCCGTTCCTACCTGGACGCGCTGACCAACTGGTACGTGCGCCGTTCCCGGGACCGGTTCTGGTCCGGTGACGTCAACGCGTTCGACACGCTCTGGACCGTGCTGGAGACGCTCTGCCGGGTGGTGGCGCCGCTGGCGCCGCTGACCGCGGAGGAGATCTGGCGCGGGCTCACCGGGGAACGCTCGGTGCACCTGACCGACTGGCCGGAGGCGACCGAGTTCCCGGCCGACCACGACCTGGTCGCCGCGATGGACGCCACCCGGGCGGTCGCCTCGGCGGCGCTGTCGCTGCGCAAGGCCAAGGGGCTGCGGGTACGACTGCCGCTGTCCACGCTGACCGTGGCCTCGCCGGCGGCGGAGCAGCTGCGCCCGTTCGCCGACCTGGTCGCCGACGAGGTCAACGTGAAGGCGGTGGAGTTCAGCGCGGAGCTGTCCGCGTACTGCGAGCAGGTCCTGACCGTGGTGCCCCGGGCGCTCGGCCCCCGGGTCGGCAAGCAGGTGCAGCAGGTCATCAAGGCGGTCAAGGCGGGCGACTGGGAGCTGGTCGACGGCGCCCCGGTGGCCGCTGGTGTCACCCTCGCCGAGGGCGAGTACGAGTTGCGCCTGGTCGCCGCCGACGCCGAGCACTCCGCGCCGCTGCCCGGTGCCGAGGGTGTGGTGGTGCTGGACACCGAGGTCACCCCGGAGTTGGCCGCCGAAGGGCTGGCCCGCGACGTGGTGCGGGTGGTCCAGCAGGCTCGCCGGGACGCCGACCTGAACATCTCGGATCGGATCGTGGTGGCGGTGTCGGCGTCCGAGGAGGTGCGTGCGGCGGTGGCCGCGTACGCCGACTTCGTCTCCGGTGAGGTGCTGGCCGACTCGGTGGACTTCGTCGAGGGCCTCGACGGCTTCGACGGCGAGGTCGGCGAGGGCGAACGGGTGACGGTTACCGTCCGCCGCGTGTGA
- a CDS encoding ArsR family transcriptional regulator, whose product MIRIELDEPTLARTRIATSPLWEAKCSLYLLDRYPDEAPWPYTGWARHARRVLAELPEAVPARLYAETGAWYPDFLGPVPPTASPTIAEELAVLRATPASVIAEQLPRYHRPADLPGWLRPFVTDRQAALNRLADGLQAYWNAAIAPWWPAMRAALDEEVLHRARALAAHGPDALLADLHERVLWEKPVLTLVKPFEGEFTAVDQRLLLIPLIFSRGALTFSTDHSEILAVSYQARGSVLLADRPIADRPATDPAIDRLAVLVGRGRAQVLRALTRPATTAGLAATLGLAPSTVSEQLSALLTAGVVHRRRVGRRVLYGLEPAGVALVQLIGDEPVTASA is encoded by the coding sequence GTGATCAGGATCGAGCTGGACGAGCCCACGCTGGCCCGTACCCGGATCGCGACCAGCCCGCTGTGGGAGGCCAAGTGCAGCCTCTACCTGCTCGACCGGTACCCGGACGAGGCGCCCTGGCCCTACACCGGCTGGGCACGGCACGCCCGGAGGGTGCTCGCCGAGTTGCCGGAGGCTGTCCCGGCCCGGCTCTATGCGGAGACCGGCGCCTGGTACCCGGATTTCCTGGGCCCGGTGCCACCGACGGCGAGCCCGACCATCGCCGAGGAGTTGGCCGTGCTCCGGGCCACGCCAGCCTCGGTGATCGCCGAGCAGCTTCCCCGCTACCACCGTCCCGCCGACCTCCCGGGTTGGTTGCGTCCGTTCGTCACCGATCGGCAGGCGGCCCTGAACCGGCTCGCCGACGGCCTCCAGGCGTACTGGAACGCCGCGATCGCGCCCTGGTGGCCGGCGATGCGGGCTGCCCTGGACGAGGAGGTGTTGCACCGGGCGCGAGCGCTCGCCGCGCACGGCCCGGACGCGCTGCTGGCCGACCTGCACGAGCGGGTGCTCTGGGAGAAGCCGGTGCTGACCCTGGTCAAGCCGTTCGAGGGGGAGTTCACGGCGGTCGACCAGCGGCTGCTGCTGATCCCGTTGATCTTCTCCCGAGGAGCGCTCACCTTCTCCACCGATCACTCGGAGATCCTCGCGGTCTCGTACCAGGCCCGGGGCTCGGTGCTGTTGGCCGACCGGCCGATCGCCGACCGGCCCGCGACGGACCCGGCGATCGACCGGCTCGCGGTGCTGGTCGGCCGAGGGCGGGCTCAGGTGTTGCGGGCGCTGACCCGGCCGGCGACCACCGCCGGCCTCGCGGCCACCCTGGGGCTGGCCCCAAGCACCGTCTCGGAGCAGCTCTCCGCTTTGCTCACGGCCGGCGTGGTGCACCGTCGTCGGGTCGGCCGGCGGGTGCTGTACGGGCTGGAACCGGCCGGCGTGGCCCTGGTGCAGTTGATCGGCGACGAGCCGGTGACCGCCTCGGCCTGA
- a CDS encoding ABC transporter ATP-binding protein codes for MSEYAIEAAGLRRTYRSRTGWLRPQRREVEAVRGVDLTVGNGELFGLLGPNGAGKTTTIKLLNTLLIPTAGEARVCGFDVVRQTREVRRRIGYVFGGDRGLYDRLSARDNLRYFAELYGVPGREQKRRIAELFELVRLTGRENDRVEGYSRGMRQRLHIARGLLHRPSVLFLDEPSIGVDPVAARELRQTVAELAATGTTVLLTTHYMAEADELCGRIAVIANGTIQALGTPAELRHHADGRQVLEVEAYGVNDAPLAAIHALPGVREASVTVAGAAQVLSVQSDAGVDVQADVLRALDGVRLGRVTARQPTLEDAYVAIVNRVNAQARPVEAVAG; via the coding sequence ATGAGCGAGTACGCGATCGAGGCGGCCGGGTTGCGCCGCACCTACCGCAGCCGAACGGGCTGGTTACGACCACAGCGCCGGGAGGTGGAGGCGGTCCGCGGCGTCGACCTGACGGTCGGCAACGGGGAGCTGTTCGGCCTGCTCGGACCGAACGGCGCTGGCAAGACCACGACCATCAAGCTGCTGAACACCCTGCTCATCCCGACCGCCGGTGAGGCCCGGGTCTGCGGCTTCGACGTGGTCCGGCAGACCCGGGAGGTACGCCGGCGGATCGGGTACGTCTTCGGCGGCGACCGCGGCCTGTACGACCGGCTCTCCGCCCGGGACAACCTGCGCTACTTCGCCGAGCTGTACGGCGTGCCGGGGCGGGAGCAGAAACGGCGGATCGCCGAGCTGTTCGAGCTGGTCCGGTTGACCGGCCGGGAGAACGACCGGGTGGAGGGTTACTCCCGGGGCATGCGGCAGCGGCTGCACATCGCCCGGGGCCTGCTGCACCGGCCGAGCGTCCTCTTCCTCGACGAGCCGTCGATCGGTGTGGACCCGGTGGCCGCCCGGGAACTGCGGCAGACCGTCGCCGAACTGGCCGCCACCGGCACCACCGTGCTGCTCACCACGCACTACATGGCCGAGGCGGACGAGCTGTGCGGTCGGATCGCGGTGATCGCGAACGGCACGATCCAGGCCCTCGGCACCCCCGCCGAGCTGCGCCATCACGCCGACGGCCGGCAGGTGCTGGAGGTGGAGGCGTACGGGGTCAACGACGCCCCGCTCGCCGCCATCCACGCCCTGCCCGGCGTACGGGAGGCAAGCGTGACCGTCGCCGGGGCGGCCCAGGTGCTGAGCGTGCAGTCCGACGCGGGGGTGGACGTGCAGGCGGACGTGCTGCGCGCGCTGGACGGGGTCCGGCTGGGTCGGGTCACCGCCCGGCAGCCCACCCTGGAGGACGCGTACGTGGCGATCGTGAACCGGGTGAACGCACAGGCCCGCCCGGTCGAGGCGGTGGCCGGGTGA
- a CDS encoding ABC transporter permease, with the protein MRTLRMIAVGALLHAKQLSRSPFEIATALIVPVVQATLAVYLFRAGGEPGRLLEAAVGAGLMGVWSSVLFGSGGAIQNQRWQGTLEMIMLAPRPPALVVLPITLATALTGTYAMVATLAWGRLLYGIPLTFADPLAFAVAVPGCIIGLGMFGLLLASTFVLLRNANALTNTLEYPIWLVSGMLVPITALPGWTGPIAAVLPTTWGARAVREAATGSGPVWPSLGVCLAISLACLVLGAIMMTHVERRARAAATLALA; encoded by the coding sequence GTGAGGACGCTGCGGATGATCGCGGTGGGCGCGCTGCTGCACGCCAAGCAGCTCAGCCGGTCGCCGTTCGAGATCGCCACGGCGCTGATCGTGCCGGTGGTGCAGGCGACCCTGGCCGTCTACCTGTTCCGGGCCGGCGGCGAGCCGGGTCGGCTGTTGGAGGCCGCCGTCGGGGCGGGGCTGATGGGCGTCTGGTCGTCGGTGCTGTTCGGTTCCGGTGGCGCGATCCAGAACCAGCGCTGGCAGGGCACCCTGGAGATGATCATGCTGGCGCCCCGGCCGCCGGCTCTGGTGGTGCTGCCGATCACGCTGGCCACCGCGCTCACCGGCACGTACGCAATGGTCGCCACGCTCGCCTGGGGCCGCCTGCTCTACGGCATTCCGCTGACCTTCGCCGACCCGCTGGCCTTCGCGGTCGCGGTGCCCGGCTGCATCATCGGGCTCGGCATGTTCGGCCTGCTGCTCGCCTCCACGTTCGTGCTGTTACGCAACGCCAACGCGCTGACCAACACGCTGGAGTACCCGATCTGGCTGGTCTCCGGGATGCTCGTGCCGATCACCGCGCTGCCCGGCTGGACCGGCCCGATCGCCGCCGTACTGCCCACCACCTGGGGTGCGCGTGCGGTTCGCGAGGCGGCCACCGGCAGCGGGCCGGTCTGGCCGTCGCTCGGCGTCTGCCTGGCGATCAGCCTGGCCTGCCTGGTGCTCGGCGCGATCATGATGACCCACGTCGAGCGGCGAGCCCGCGCGGCGGCCACCCTCGCTCTGGCCTGA